Proteins from one Haloarchaeobius litoreus genomic window:
- a CDS encoding DUF3006 domain-containing protein: MMRQYTAVLDRFEEDTAVLLVEADGEVVDELLVDRWELPKPGREQGAIFDLRVFGDSLRVLSYRPAETEARSDAAQSRFDRLAQDLPTTDDASSEEDGSGAESTGPE, translated from the coding sequence ATGATGCGACAGTACACGGCAGTTCTGGACCGGTTCGAGGAGGATACCGCGGTGCTACTGGTGGAGGCGGACGGCGAGGTGGTCGACGAGCTGCTGGTCGACCGCTGGGAGCTGCCGAAGCCGGGGCGCGAACAGGGTGCGATCTTCGACTTGCGCGTCTTCGGCGACTCGTTGCGCGTGCTCTCCTACCGTCCCGCCGAGACCGAGGCGCGGTCGGACGCTGCCCAGAGTCGGTTCGACCGGCTGGCGCAGGACCTCCCGACCACGGACGATGCGTCGTCCGAGGAGGACGGTTCGGGCGCGGAGTCGACCGGGCCGGAGTAA